Genomic segment of Thermodesulfobium sp. 4217-1:
AAGCGGTCTATTTTTAGTAGAGTATACCCTTGAATAAATTACTTCTGGCTGAGCCATAAAGGTAATAATAAATGCATTCTTGCTAAGAATATCTCTATTAAAAGGGTCGACTACAGTACCTCCCCCAACAGAAATTACGTAATTGGATAATTCAGAAACCTTGCACACGACCAGGCTTTCAAATCTCCTAAAAACATCCTCTCCAAACTCAGAAAAAATTTTAGATATTTTCATTCCAGATAATTTCTCTATTTGATCGTCTGTGTCCACGAAACCCCATCTAAGCCTCTCGGCAAGAGCCATGCCAACAGTCGATTTTCCTGTTCCCATGAAGCCAGACAAAACTATATTTTTCTTCAAGTTAAGAGCCTCTTAAGGAGATATTCTTTGTATCTTGCAAAATTATCCAG
This window contains:
- a CDS encoding shikimate kinase, with the translated sequence MKKNIVLSGFMGTGKSTVGMALAERLRWGFVDTDDQIEKLSGMKISKIFSEFGEDVFRRFESLVVCKVSELSNYVISVGGGTVVDPFNRDILSKNAFIITFMAQPEVIYSRVYSTKNRPLLNLGSEELILNQIKNLLERRMRYYCISDFILDTSFKEIFELVDEIIEHIYNIVT